The DNA region CCGAAAATATCGTAACCGCTACCGGCTTCTTTCGGTTCTTCATAAAATGGATCCGAAATAAGTCTCAACACGTCTTCATCGAAGCTTTCCACGCTCCAGAAGTAGCCCGCGCCTGGATTTGACGGAAGCATAACAGTAAAATCTTCTCCAACTTGCATGTCCAGAGTCCTTTGCGAGTCTTGTAACCCGAAAATTCTTTCGTCAGGTGTCTCCGATAGGATATCAAAGCAGGCTTCATCTTCTCGATTACTTTCTACAGTCTGTTCTACTCTTCTGTGGAAATCTTCGACAATCAATTTGAAGGCAGTGGTTTCTTCAGTCATTGGAAAGTGTCCGCTGTCTATAAAGGTAACAAATTCACTTTCGAGGGCTCCTACTTGATAGGTCATTGTGTGGATAACGCCTGGAAAACTCTTCAGTCCGGTACAGACAAGAACAGGCACATCAATATCGGCGAGTCCACAAGATAAGTCAAACCCACGCAGTTTTCCGTTTATGAAGGATGAATCATTACCCCAGAAGAGATTGTATGTTTCCATGTTAATCGAATTCTTGGCGATTGAGGACTCACTCTCAGACTCGGAAGAATTGCCAAACAGGAGTTCAAACTTGTCAAGCTCTTTCGTCGACTCCTGGGTTCTAGCTTCGAACAGAGCTGAATCGATTGCCGGATAGTTTAGTCTAGGGTTAACAATCACTAGACTAAGCAGTCCGGGAGGGTTTGTGAGAGCTAATCCTACGGCAACTGCACCCCCAAAACCATGGCCAATCAAATGAAATGACTCGATATCAAGTGAGTAGATCAGCGCGGCGAGTTCCGAAATATAATATTGGAAAGTAATATCTAAAGAGGACAAGTTCTGGGACATTCCACTCCCCAACTGATTGTACCTCAGAGACTTTCCATGATCAAAAATACCTTTCATATAAGAGCTGTCAAGGCCAGGTCCGTCGCCAACAATTACGATAAATTCACCATCTGCCTCCTCCACTTCATA from Mesotoga sp. BH458_6_3_2_1 includes:
- a CDS encoding alpha/beta fold hydrolase, producing the protein MEKNGDNKLIGVPRLRTVFAVVLLFASTVCLSYEGQILFNGNEIYYEVEEADGEFIVIVGDGPGLDSSYMKGIFDHGKSLRYNQLGSGMSQNLSSLDITFQYYISELAALIYSLDIESFHLIGHGFGGAVAVGLALTNPPGLLSLVIVNPRLNYPAIDSALFEARTQESTKELDKFELLFGNSSESESESSIAKNSINMETYNLFWGNDSSFINGKLRGFDLSCGLADIDVPVLVCTGLKSFPGVIHTMTYQVGALESEFVTFIDSGHFPMTEETTAFKLIVEDFHRRVEQTVESNREDEACFDILSETPDERIFGLQDSQRTLDMQVGEDFTVMLPSNPGAGYFWSVESFDEDVLRLISDPFYEEPKEAGSGYDIFGFRVVGSGSSPLIFSFGSSWDVVPIKSCSMLVQVEEHFVEPLIIHASDSGKTFIVGLNEPIEVVLESTVSSSLSWRIVLTSPEIVRQPKESESRVFEDSSGLAKKIEQVYYFEGMNYGEATLEFAYGSPWDDVPPEKIFEATLIVTEPFKEVSIVQDSDNGRAIEIGPHHTLIIKLKKALAIDSGWKISSLDPKFQLIEDPYEAEYLEVSYSVFHLRPTEFGESFLEFYYSEDAAYDQPVGTFKIKIQTNETVDRSRVPLQ